One genomic region from Candidatus Taylorbacteria bacterium encodes:
- the gnd gene encoding phosphogluconate dehydrogenase (NAD(+)-dependent, decarboxylating) produces MKLGYIGLGKMGYNMVLRLHEKGHEVLAYNRSAEPREKIEKEIGIKTTDSLSSFKNLPSPRLIWLMVPEVAEDEIVKELTLILEKGDTIIDGGNSFYKNTIRRGEMLDTYGIHFLDAGVSGGPRGAREGACIMIGGDKEKFKELQSLFADLSLPKAYRFFGSHGAGHFTKMVHNGIEYGMMQAIAEGFAVLKKSDFNLNLKEVADLYNNGSVIESRLVGWLASGYKKYGEDLQDVSSEVAHTGEGKWTVETAKELNIPTPIIEGAYAFRLKSKEKPSYIGKVLSTLRNQFGGHSLK; encoded by the coding sequence ATGAAACTCGGCTATATCGGTCTCGGCAAAATGGGTTACAACATGGTTTTGCGTCTGCACGAGAAAGGGCATGAGGTTTTGGCATACAACAGAAGCGCGGAACCGCGGGAAAAAATAGAAAAAGAAATCGGTATTAAAACAACGGACTCGCTTTCGTCGTTTAAAAATCTACCATCGCCTCGCCTCATCTGGCTCATGGTGCCTGAAGTGGCGGAGGATGAAATAGTAAAGGAACTTACTCTGATTTTAGAAAAGGGAGATACGATAATTGACGGCGGAAATTCATTTTATAAAAATACCATTCGGCGAGGGGAGATGCTCGACACATATGGAATACATTTTCTCGACGCGGGAGTAAGTGGAGGACCGCGAGGAGCAAGAGAGGGCGCGTGCATTATGATTGGGGGAGATAAAGAAAAGTTTAAGGAACTCCAAAGTCTCTTTGCCGACCTCTCGCTTCCGAAGGCGTATCGCTTTTTCGGTTCTCACGGAGCCGGGCATTTTACGAAGATGGTTCATAACGGCATTGAATACGGAATGATGCAAGCTATCGCCGAGGGTTTTGCTGTGCTCAAAAAGTCTGATTTTAATTTGAATCTTAAAGAGGTTGCCGATTTATACAATAACGGGAGCGTCATCGAGTCTCGTCTTGTGGGCTGGCTTGCGTCCGGATACAAAAAATATGGAGAAGATTTGCAAGACGTCTCTTCGGAAGTCGCGCATACTGGGGAGGGGAAATGGACTGTGGAAACAGCAAAGGAACTCAATATCCCAACCCCTATTATCGAGGGAGCTTACGCGTTTCGCCTGAAATCAAAAGAAAAGCCGAGCTATATCGGGAAAGTCCTCTCAACGCTTCGCAATCAATTTGGCGGGCATTCATTGAAGTAG